A single Candidatus Methylomirabilota bacterium DNA region contains:
- a CDS encoding antitoxin Xre/MbcA/ParS toxin-binding domain-containing protein → MVTALMIAETLGGRNVLRERLADYSAVVRRTREGLPYAALSAVAKRYGIPLATLARVIGLPERTMARRKKERRLRADESDRLLRVARVATSAEDILGAQAKAGRWLQNPNRALGGAMPLDLLDTDLGAEEVVTILGRIEYGVYS, encoded by the coding sequence ATGGTCACAGCCCTGATGATCGCGGAAACCCTCGGGGGCCGAAACGTGCTCCGGGAGCGTCTGGCAGACTACTCGGCCGTCGTTCGTCGGACACGAGAGGGGCTGCCCTACGCCGCCCTGTCGGCTGTCGCGAAACGTTACGGCATCCCCCTGGCCACCCTGGCCCGCGTGATCGGTCTCCCGGAACGCACCATGGCGCGCCGGAAGAAGGAGCGACGACTCAGAGCGGATGAGTCGGACCGGCTGCTCCGCGTGGCGCGCGTGGCCACGTCGGCCGAGGACATACTGGGAGCCCAGGCCAAGGCGGGGCGGTGGCTGCAGAATCCCAACCGGGCCCTCGGCGGCGCGATGCCCCTCGACCTGCTGGACACTGACCTCGGCGCCGAGGAGGTCGTGACGATCCTCGGTCGCATCGAGTACGGCGTCTACAGCTGA
- a CDS encoding RES domain-containing protein: MRVWRLTQSRHAAFDGEGARLFGGRWNHRGTPLVYTSSALSLAAMELLVHVDDEDLAENYVALAADIPDSVEITRARASDLPRDWRTLPRPQALADLGSRWAAAHATAVLAVPSAVILQELNYLLNPLHRYFKRIRIGRPEPFSFDPRLWR; the protein is encoded by the coding sequence ATCCGGGTCTGGCGCCTCACGCAGTCTCGGCACGCCGCCTTCGACGGAGAAGGCGCACGGCTCTTCGGCGGGCGCTGGAACCATCGCGGAACCCCTCTCGTCTACACGTCGTCCGCGCTGTCCCTTGCCGCCATGGAATTGCTCGTGCACGTGGATGACGAGGATCTCGCGGAGAACTACGTGGCTCTGGCCGCGGACATTCCGGATTCCGTGGAGATCACGCGAGCTCGAGCTTCCGATCTCCCACGGGACTGGAGAACCCTTCCGCGGCCGCAGGCCCTCGCCGATCTGGGCAGCCGCTGGGCCGCCGCGCACGCGACCGCGGTACTCGCGGTGCCGTCGGCGGTCATTCTCCAGGAGCTGAACTACCTCCTCAACCCGCTCCACCGGTACTTCAAGCGCATCCGCATCGGCCGGCCCGAGCCGTTCTCCTTCGATCCGCGGCTCTGGCGGTAA
- a CDS encoding DUF3300 domain-containing protein, with protein sequence MRLWKQALSGVLALLMALPASLLAQVPSPIPPPPPSAPPALFFPEQLEQIAAPIALYPDPLLGQVLMAATYPLEVVQAARFIQANPTLQGGPLNDALRARSWDDSVKSLALFPQVLAMMNDRLDWTQKLGDAFLGQPRELMDAVQRLRARAQAQGTLASTPQQTVVVEQAPQPLIQIVPVNPEIVYVPVYNPVVVYGPWPYPAYPPYYYYPAGWPVGRVFVSFGPPIFVGFGLWAICHWHRHVVVIDAPRYHRFTEVVNVEARRGELARVRAVRVEGDRFAWEHNALHRRGVAYRDAAIPQERVGWPRPPDRASREPFRGRGEPARADQVQVPQARIEPGRVEPPRAQSSRTDHDRAQPDWVDRVRHGRAQPPADPPRPGVQAPPRPEAGRGQPVSAPRVESAPPAPEQRREPGMPQGVRGGGDARTHGDRGREGHQREGHQVIAPPSPAVRTPPPPVSAPSGAVRPPSVAAPPSPAPAAIAPAPTGPPAQQRPPGGGAPGSGKRYGSARETTSMVSPAGVTAPR encoded by the coding sequence ATGAGACTCTGGAAGCAAGCTCTGTCGGGTGTGCTGGCTCTACTCATGGCCTTGCCCGCCTCGCTCCTCGCCCAGGTGCCGTCCCCCATCCCGCCTCCACCGCCGTCCGCGCCACCGGCGCTCTTCTTTCCCGAGCAGCTGGAGCAGATCGCCGCCCCGATTGCCCTCTATCCGGACCCACTGCTCGGGCAGGTGCTGATGGCGGCAACCTATCCGCTCGAGGTTGTTCAAGCGGCGCGCTTCATCCAGGCCAACCCCACGCTTCAGGGTGGCCCGCTCAATGACGCGCTCAGGGCGCGGTCGTGGGATGACAGCGTGAAATCGCTGGCCCTCTTCCCGCAGGTGCTCGCCATGATGAACGACAGGCTCGACTGGACCCAGAAGCTCGGCGACGCCTTCCTGGGCCAGCCGCGCGAGCTGATGGATGCCGTCCAGCGGCTCCGCGCGCGGGCGCAGGCTCAGGGCACGCTCGCCAGCACGCCGCAGCAAACCGTCGTCGTGGAGCAGGCTCCCCAGCCCCTCATCCAGATCGTGCCGGTGAATCCCGAGATCGTCTACGTGCCGGTCTACAACCCTGTCGTGGTCTATGGCCCCTGGCCCTATCCGGCCTATCCCCCCTACTACTACTACCCGGCAGGCTGGCCAGTGGGCAGGGTTTTCGTCTCGTTCGGCCCTCCCATCTTCGTGGGGTTCGGGCTGTGGGCGATTTGCCACTGGCATCGCCACGTCGTGGTCATCGATGCACCCCGATACCATCGCTTCACCGAGGTGGTGAACGTCGAAGCGCGGCGTGGCGAGCTGGCGCGGGTCCGGGCCGTGCGCGTCGAGGGCGACCGATTCGCATGGGAGCACAATGCGCTACACCGGAGAGGCGTGGCATACCGCGACGCGGCCATACCGCAGGAGCGTGTCGGCTGGCCACGCCCGCCCGACCGGGCATCGCGTGAGCCCTTCCGGGGCCGAGGGGAGCCGGCTCGTGCGGATCAGGTCCAGGTCCCTCAAGCGCGGATCGAGCCCGGCCGCGTGGAGCCCCCACGGGCTCAGTCGAGCCGGACTGATCACGACCGAGCGCAGCCCGATTGGGTCGACCGCGTGCGCCACGGACGAGCGCAGCCTCCGGCCGACCCACCGCGACCAGGTGTGCAGGCACCGCCGCGACCCGAGGCCGGCCGGGGTCAGCCGGTGAGCGCGCCACGCGTGGAGAGCGCGCCTCCGGCGCCGGAACAGCGACGGGAGCCCGGCATGCCTCAGGGTGTGAGAGGCGGTGGCGATGCTCGGACCCATGGCGACCGCGGCCGTGAAGGCCATCAGCGTGAAGGCCATCAGGTCATTGCCCCGCCGAGCCCTGCGGTTCGTACCCCGCCACCGCCGGTGAGCGCTCCGAGCGGAGCTGTCCGGCCCCCGAGCGTGGCGGCTCCGCCGAGCCCTGCCCCTGCCGCGATTGCCCCGGCACCCACGGGCCCTCCGGCGCAGCAGAGGCCTCCAGGCGGCGGCGCTCCCGGTAGCGGAAAGCGGTACGGCTCCGCTCGCGAGACGACGTCGATGGTCAGCCCTGCGGGTGTAACCGCGCCAAGGTAG
- a CDS encoding ABC transporter permease, protein MSPRVRYVARRLLHAIPIVLAIVVLNFFLLHLAPGDAATVLAGEAGSATPEYMAQLRARFGLDQPLGLQLWAYTRNILTLNLGYSFRHDQPVFTLIVARLWPTLLLMVTTLVLSVTVGSLLGLLAATGLHRWRDTVISIFALVSYATPLFWLGLMLIVLFSIRLGWLPTSGMESIGAFKTGWARALDIGRHLILPTGALSLFYMALYTRLMRASLLEQAGMDYVTTARSKGLSEGRIVWAHTLRNALLPVVTMAGLQTGGLLGGSVIVETVFGWPGLGLLAFQSLFARDLNLLLGIFFLSACTVVVVNLAVDLLYTLLDPRIEVA, encoded by the coding sequence ATGAGTCCCCGCGTCCGCTACGTCGCCCGCCGGCTCCTCCACGCCATCCCCATCGTCCTGGCCATCGTGGTGCTCAATTTCTTCCTGCTGCACCTGGCCCCCGGCGATGCGGCCACCGTGCTGGCGGGCGAGGCGGGCTCGGCCACGCCGGAATACATGGCCCAGCTCCGCGCGCGCTTCGGGCTCGACCAGCCGCTCGGGCTTCAGCTCTGGGCCTATACGCGGAACATCCTCACGCTGAATCTCGGGTATTCCTTCCGTCACGACCAGCCGGTCTTCACGCTGATCGTGGCCCGGCTCTGGCCGACCCTGCTCTTGATGGTGACCACGCTCGTCCTCTCGGTGACGGTGGGCTCGCTGCTCGGACTGCTCGCCGCCACGGGTCTTCATCGCTGGCGCGACACCGTCATCTCGATCTTCGCCCTCGTCTCCTATGCCACCCCGCTCTTCTGGCTGGGCCTCATGCTCATCGTGCTGTTCTCGATCCGGCTGGGCTGGCTGCCCACGAGCGGGATGGAGAGCATCGGCGCCTTCAAGACGGGCTGGGCGCGCGCCCTCGACATCGGCCGGCATCTGATCCTGCCCACGGGCGCGCTCTCGCTCTTCTACATGGCGCTCTACACCCGCCTCATGCGGGCCTCGCTGCTGGAGCAGGCGGGCATGGACTACGTGACGACGGCGCGGTCCAAGGGGCTCTCGGAGGGGCGCATCGTCTGGGCCCACACGCTGCGAAACGCGCTCCTGCCCGTGGTGACCATGGCGGGGCTGCAGACCGGGGGCTTGCTGGGTGGCTCCGTCATCGTGGAGACGGTGTTCGGCTGGCCGGGGCTCGGACTCCTGGCCTTTCAGTCGCTCTTCGCACGCGATCTGAACCTGCTCCTCGGCATCTTCTTCCTCTCCGCCTGCACGGTGGTGGTGGTGAACCTGGCCGTGGATCTCCTCTACACGCTGCTCGACCCGCGCATCGAGGTCGCCTGA
- a CDS encoding fused MFS/spermidine synthase: MFVGATLLFVVQPMVGKMVLPLLGGTPAVWSTCMVFFQAALLAGYAYAHASTAWLGASPRQALLHLGILAIPLAVLPLAVNPHFLHGGEANPVLDVLLLLSVSVGLPFFVVSATAPLLQKWFSHTGHPAAHDPYFLYAASNLGSMLALLGYPTLIEPRLHLRGEGWMTQTRLWSLGYLSLAVLIALCAFVLWRRVVTAAPVEPWEAPEPSDQAVSLVHEPPGLALRLRWIILAFVPSSLLIGATTYITTDLAAVPLLWVLPLAVYLLSFILTFGHWPDRLHRLVTTATLPVILVVLFLMISAFKQRIWITMLWHFLLLLLVALACHGELARRRPASRHLTEFYLLLSVGGVLGGLFNALIAPVVFRSLVEYPLMMVLAAVLVSARGHASGRPLWADLGLALAVVALGLVLYSDSLSVRIDFEFLSGLLKIPSDAAVEWLTPIRRAMNKLLMYGLPLAGAFFLRRRPWVMGLALGGLLLVAGYIDARRDDQIRLARSFFGVLQVSRDESYTELHHGTTLHGRQSRDPARRAEPLSYYSREGPVGRLFAELDQRTIVRRMAVIGLGTGTLAAYARPGDAVTFYEIDPLVRDIAFDRRYFTYVSDAEARGVSIRTELGDARIRLDAVRKERPGERYDLIVVDAFSSDAIPVHLLTREALRLYFDMLNVGGLLALHLSNRYLALEPVVANLAEEAQLGGQLIWSDESPPTDGATSSTWAVLARTRAALGNMARDEKWNATKLEGNPRVGLWTDDFHNLLRVFSW; encoded by the coding sequence ATGTTCGTGGGGGCGACGCTCCTCTTCGTCGTCCAGCCCATGGTGGGCAAGATGGTCCTCCCGCTCCTCGGCGGCACCCCGGCCGTGTGGAGCACGTGCATGGTCTTCTTCCAGGCCGCGCTCCTGGCCGGGTATGCGTATGCGCACGCGAGCACGGCGTGGCTCGGCGCCTCTCCCCGTCAGGCCCTGCTCCATCTGGGCATCCTCGCCATACCCTTGGCCGTCCTGCCCCTGGCCGTGAATCCGCACTTCTTGCACGGCGGCGAGGCGAACCCGGTGCTGGATGTGCTGCTGCTCCTCTCCGTGTCGGTCGGGCTGCCCTTCTTCGTGGTCAGCGCCACCGCGCCCCTGCTCCAGAAGTGGTTCAGCCACACGGGACATCCGGCGGCCCACGATCCGTATTTCCTCTATGCCGCGAGCAATCTCGGCAGCATGCTGGCCCTCCTGGGCTATCCAACCCTGATCGAGCCGCGGCTGCATCTGCGAGGCGAGGGCTGGATGACGCAGACGCGGCTGTGGAGTCTCGGTTACCTCTCGCTCGCCGTCCTGATCGCGCTCTGCGCGTTCGTGCTCTGGCGACGCGTGGTGACAGCCGCGCCCGTCGAACCATGGGAGGCGCCGGAGCCATCGGATCAGGCCGTCTCGCTCGTCCATGAGCCGCCGGGCCTGGCCCTCCGGCTGCGCTGGATCATTCTCGCCTTCGTGCCCTCGAGCCTCTTGATCGGCGCCACCACCTACATCACGACGGATCTGGCCGCCGTGCCTCTGCTGTGGGTCTTGCCGCTTGCCGTCTATCTGCTGAGCTTCATCCTGACCTTCGGCCACTGGCCCGACCGGCTCCATCGCCTGGTCACCACGGCCACCCTCCCCGTCATCCTGGTCGTCCTCTTTCTCATGATCTCGGCTTTCAAGCAGCGCATCTGGATCACCATGCTCTGGCATTTCCTGCTGCTCTTGCTCGTCGCCCTCGCCTGCCACGGTGAGCTGGCCCGCCGCCGGCCGGCTTCCAGACACCTGACCGAGTTCTATCTCCTGCTCTCCGTGGGCGGGGTGCTGGGCGGCCTCTTCAACGCGCTCATCGCCCCTGTCGTCTTCAGGTCGCTCGTGGAGTACCCGCTGATGATGGTGCTGGCCGCCGTGCTCGTGAGCGCGCGCGGGCACGCCTCCGGCAGACCTCTTTGGGCAGACCTGGGTCTGGCCCTCGCCGTGGTCGCCCTGGGGCTCGTCCTCTATTCGGACTCGCTCAGCGTGCGGATCGATTTCGAGTTTCTCTCCGGTCTGCTCAAGATCCCGTCTGACGCGGCCGTGGAGTGGCTGACCCCGATCCGGCGGGCCATGAACAAGCTCCTGATGTATGGACTTCCGCTCGCCGGAGCCTTCTTCCTCCGACGGCGCCCCTGGGTCATGGGCCTTGCCCTGGGCGGCCTGCTCCTCGTGGCAGGCTACATCGATGCGCGGCGGGACGACCAGATCCGCCTGGCCCGGAGCTTCTTCGGCGTGCTCCAGGTCTCCCGCGACGAGAGCTACACCGAGCTGCACCACGGCACCACGCTGCACGGCCGCCAGAGCCGTGATCCCGCGCGGCGAGCCGAGCCGCTCTCGTACTACTCGCGGGAAGGGCCCGTGGGAAGGCTCTTCGCCGAGCTCGATCAGCGCACCATCGTGCGGCGCATGGCTGTCATCGGCCTGGGGACGGGGACGCTGGCCGCCTATGCGCGGCCCGGGGATGCCGTCACCTTCTACGAGATCGATCCGCTGGTCCGCGACATCGCCTTCGATCGCCGGTATTTCACTTACGTGTCGGACGCGGAGGCCCGGGGCGTCTCCATCCGCACGGAGCTGGGCGATGCCCGCATTCGCCTCGACGCCGTACGCAAGGAGCGGCCCGGCGAGCGCTACGACCTGATCGTGGTCGATGCCTTCAGCTCGGACGCCATTCCCGTGCATCTGCTCACGCGCGAGGCCCTGCGCCTCTATTTCGACATGCTCAACGTGGGCGGCCTGCTCGCGCTGCATCTCTCGAACCGCTATCTCGCCCTCGAGCCGGTGGTGGCCAACCTCGCCGAGGAGGCGCAGCTGGGCGGGCAGCTGATCTGGTCGGACGAGTCGCCGCCGACCGACGGCGCCACCAGCTCGACCTGGGCGGTGCTGGCCCGGACGCGGGCGGCCCTCGGGAACATGGCCCGCGACGAGAAGTGGAATGCCACCAAGCTCGAGGGCAATCCACGCGTCGGCCTCTGGACGGATGACTTCCACAACTTGCTGAGGGTATTTTCCTGGTGA
- a CDS encoding ABC transporter substrate-binding protein yields MRRHVRLIMIMAVALFTALHSTPSPETEAQPKRGGTLVMLVQPEPPTLASYLSTSGPIGQVTAKVYDGLLEYDFNLNPLASLAESWQVAADGKSVTFKLRRGVRFHDGKPFSSADVKFSVMEVLKKVHPRGPNTFRSVTDIETPDEATAVFKLDQPAPYILRALSGYESPMLPRHLFEGQDPKSAPNANKPVGTGPFKFVEWDKGQFIRLDRNDQYWKPGQPYLDRIVARFIPDPSTRSAAMEKGEVHFAAFDAIPFVDVNRLKALPHIAITLEGYSMVNPITLLEMNSKHPPLDKKEVRQAIAYAVDRKFIIENIWFGFGRPATGPLNANFAKTGLYTSEVRRYDTPDRIERANRLLDAAGLKRGADGMRFKIIHDILPYGEQWQRLGEYIKQALGQIGIDVTLRHEDVPSWLKRIFTNYDFDLTSDFYYNLADPVLGVHRQYLTDQIRQGTVFVNSTRYSNPKVDDLLKSGTIESNPAKRAALYKEFQKTVVDDSPIVWLFDMQFVNMSNNRFQDIITSPLGVYGSFDRAWQKP; encoded by the coding sequence ATGCGCAGGCATGTCCGCTTGATCATGATCATGGCCGTCGCGCTCTTCACTGCCCTGCACTCCACGCCGTCTCCGGAGACCGAGGCCCAGCCCAAGCGCGGAGGCACCCTGGTCATGCTGGTGCAGCCCGAGCCGCCGACGCTGGCCTCGTATCTCTCCACCTCGGGGCCGATCGGGCAGGTCACGGCCAAGGTCTACGACGGGCTGCTCGAGTACGACTTCAACCTGAACCCGTTGGCGAGCCTGGCCGAGTCGTGGCAGGTGGCCGCGGATGGGAAGAGCGTCACCTTCAAGCTGCGGCGAGGCGTGCGCTTCCACGACGGCAAGCCGTTCTCGAGCGCGGACGTGAAGTTCTCGGTGATGGAGGTGCTGAAAAAGGTGCATCCGCGGGGGCCCAACACCTTTCGCTCGGTGACCGACATCGAGACGCCGGACGAGGCGACGGCCGTGTTCAAGCTGGACCAGCCCGCGCCCTATATCCTGCGGGCGCTGTCGGGCTACGAGTCACCCATGCTCCCCAGGCACCTCTTCGAGGGGCAGGATCCGAAGAGTGCTCCGAATGCCAACAAGCCCGTGGGCACGGGGCCCTTCAAGTTCGTGGAGTGGGACAAGGGGCAGTTCATCCGGCTCGACCGCAATGACCAGTACTGGAAGCCGGGGCAGCCCTATCTGGACCGCATCGTGGCGCGCTTCATCCCGGATCCCTCCACGCGCTCGGCGGCCATGGAGAAGGGGGAGGTGCACTTCGCGGCCTTCGACGCCATCCCGTTCGTGGACGTGAACCGCCTGAAGGCTCTGCCCCACATCGCCATCACCCTCGAGGGCTATTCGATGGTCAATCCCATCACGCTCCTCGAGATGAACAGCAAGCACCCGCCTCTGGACAAGAAGGAAGTCCGCCAGGCCATCGCCTACGCGGTGGACCGGAAGTTCATCATCGAGAATATCTGGTTCGGCTTCGGCCGCCCCGCCACGGGCCCGCTCAACGCCAACTTCGCCAAGACGGGACTGTACACGAGCGAGGTGCGGCGCTATGACACCCCCGACCGGATCGAGCGGGCCAACAGGCTTCTCGACGCGGCGGGGCTCAAGCGCGGGGCCGACGGCATGCGCTTCAAGATCATCCACGACATCCTGCCCTACGGCGAGCAGTGGCAGCGGCTCGGCGAGTACATCAAGCAGGCCCTCGGCCAGATCGGCATCGACGTCACCCTGCGCCACGAGGACGTGCCCAGCTGGCTCAAGCGCATCTTCACCAACTACGACTTCGACCTGACCTCGGACTTCTACTACAACCTGGCTGATCCCGTGCTGGGCGTGCACCGTCAGTACCTGACGGATCAGATCCGCCAGGGCACGGTCTTCGTCAACAGCACGCGCTACTCGAACCCAAAGGTGGACGATCTGCTGAAGTCGGGGACGATCGAATCCAACCCGGCCAAGCGCGCCGCCCTCTACAAGGAGTTTCAGAAGACCGTGGTGGACGACAGCCCCATCGTGTGGCTCTTCGACATGCAGTTCGTCAACATGTCCAACAACCGCTTCCAGGACATCATCACGAGCCCGCTCGGCGTCTACGGTAGCTTCGACCGGGCCTGGCAGAAGCCGTAG
- a CDS encoding SIMPL domain-containing protein, with product MRKFRVAVRLLVLVLALLMLHSAAQGQTGRSAQVYQMAGTCSVEVRPDVAVIVGGVAAGALQPIEAVDKLEKQLALLRGYLDSNRGQLQLLERVRTLRTSPARRPLDAEPPFQVVQRLRAELPVNAPIDQILQRLIELGLDRFGDDVLNTGGSRREPVVRSFATWMRSSTTSSRAAPRPPGRPGA from the coding sequence ATGAGAAAATTTCGCGTCGCCGTCAGGCTGCTGGTCCTGGTCCTCGCACTGCTCATGCTCCACTCGGCGGCGCAGGGGCAGACGGGCCGTTCCGCCCAGGTCTATCAGATGGCCGGCACGTGCTCGGTCGAGGTGAGGCCGGATGTCGCCGTGATCGTCGGGGGCGTCGCCGCGGGCGCGCTCCAGCCCATCGAGGCCGTCGACAAGCTCGAGAAGCAGCTCGCGCTCCTTCGCGGCTATCTGGACAGCAATCGCGGCCAGCTCCAGCTCCTCGAGCGTGTGCGGACCCTGAGAACTTCCCCGGCGCGCCGCCCCCTGGATGCGGAGCCGCCCTTCCAGGTGGTGCAGCGGCTGCGCGCGGAGCTTCCCGTCAACGCGCCCATCGATCAGATCCTTCAGCGACTGATCGAGCTGGGGCTCGACCGCTTCGGCGATGACGTCCTGAACACGGGTGGCTCCCGGCGCGAGCCGGTGGTGCGCTCATTCGCGACCTGGATGCGAAGCTCAACGACCTCCAGCAGAGCTGCGCCACGGCCGCCTGGAAGGCCTGGTGCCTGA
- a CDS encoding amidohydrolase family protein, with protein sequence MHDLVIDNARIVDGLGSPAREGSVAVAGGRIVAIGRGLGPSRQTVNAQGLCLAPGIVDIHTHYDAQLTWDPFATPSTSLGVTTVVIGNCGFTIAPCRPQNRDLIMRNLTHVEGMSLDAMRAGIQWDFESYPEYLGAMERRGVVPNVASFVGHSSVRTYVLGEEAARRPATDAEIAEMKRIVLEAVKAGAIGFATSTLEQHNGENGIPMPSRLADEKEMLALTGALGEAGRGIFMLTKGMTSTIPWLEKIAGHNGRPVMIAAMFVDPGDPGRVFKELGEIEQARSRGRELWAQVGCFPLGMEFTLRHPYPLEALMAWRPALTAPDEVRYRQVLADPGFRRALTKEMGEPGVPNRISNANWDYLTIAEVKKPALRPLEGKTIGELAREQKREPFDVFLDFGLADDLDTMFDCRLFNTDEKKVSELLRHPCAAVALSDAGAHLSFLCDAGFGLHLFGHWVRERGDLTLEQAVRAVTSTVADAYRIKDRGRVVPGAWADLILFDPARVGRGEKRRVNDLPTGASRLDTPAVGLHGVWVNGARTADEGGVIADCGRPGRVLREFGA encoded by the coding sequence GTGCACGATCTCGTCATAGACAATGCGCGCATCGTCGATGGCCTGGGCTCCCCGGCGCGCGAGGGAAGCGTCGCGGTTGCCGGCGGCCGCATCGTCGCCATCGGGCGCGGCCTGGGCCCGTCCCGGCAGACGGTGAACGCGCAGGGGCTCTGCCTGGCCCCGGGCATCGTGGACATCCATACGCACTATGACGCCCAGCTGACCTGGGATCCCTTCGCCACGCCGTCGACCTCGCTCGGCGTGACCACGGTGGTCATCGGCAATTGCGGCTTCACCATCGCCCCGTGCCGGCCTCAGAACCGCGACCTGATCATGCGCAATCTCACCCACGTGGAGGGCATGTCGCTCGACGCCATGCGCGCGGGCATTCAGTGGGACTTCGAGAGCTATCCGGAATATCTCGGCGCCATGGAGCGTCGCGGTGTCGTGCCGAACGTGGCCTCCTTCGTTGGGCATTCCTCGGTGCGCACGTATGTCCTGGGCGAAGAGGCGGCCCGCCGCCCCGCCACGGACGCCGAGATCGCCGAGATGAAGCGCATCGTGCTCGAGGCGGTGAAGGCGGGGGCCATCGGCTTCGCCACCTCCACCCTGGAGCAACACAATGGCGAGAACGGCATTCCCATGCCCTCGCGGCTGGCCGACGAGAAAGAGATGCTCGCCCTCACGGGAGCGCTGGGCGAGGCCGGGCGGGGCATCTTCATGCTGACCAAGGGCATGACCTCGACCATTCCGTGGCTCGAGAAGATCGCGGGGCACAATGGCCGGCCCGTGATGATCGCGGCCATGTTCGTGGATCCGGGCGATCCCGGCCGCGTCTTCAAGGAGCTGGGCGAGATCGAGCAGGCGCGCTCGCGCGGCCGCGAGCTCTGGGCGCAGGTAGGTTGCTTCCCGCTCGGCATGGAGTTCACGCTGCGCCACCCGTATCCGCTGGAGGCCCTCATGGCGTGGCGGCCCGCCCTGACCGCGCCCGACGAGGTGCGCTACCGGCAGGTGCTGGCCGACCCGGGCTTTCGCCGCGCCCTGACCAAGGAGATGGGCGAGCCCGGCGTGCCGAATCGCATCAGCAATGCGAACTGGGATTACCTGACCATCGCCGAGGTGAAGAAGCCCGCGCTCCGGCCTCTCGAGGGCAAGACCATCGGCGAGCTGGCCAGAGAGCAGAAGCGAGAGCCCTTCGATGTCTTTCTCGATTTCGGGCTGGCCGATGACCTCGACACCATGTTCGACTGCCGGCTCTTCAACACGGATGAAAAGAAGGTCTCCGAGCTCCTGCGCCACCCGTGCGCGGCCGTGGCCCTCTCGGATGCGGGCGCCCACCTCTCCTTCCTGTGCGACGCGGGCTTCGGCCTCCATCTCTTCGGGCACTGGGTGCGCGAGCGCGGCGACCTGACGCTCGAGCAGGCGGTGCGCGCGGTCACGAGCACGGTGGCCGACGCCTACCGCATCAAGGACCGCGGCCGGGTCGTGCCGGGGGCCTGGGCGGATCTGATCCTTTTCGATCCCGCCCGGGTCGGGCGAGGCGAGAAGCGCCGGGTGAATGATTTGCCCACGGGCGCCTCGCGCCTGGACACGCCGGCCGTCGGCCTCCACGGCGTCTGGGTCAATGGCGCGCGCACGGCGGACGAGGGCGGCGTCATCGCCGACTGTGGCCGGCCGGGGCGCGTGCTACGGGAGTTCGGGGCGTAG
- a CDS encoding ABC transporter permease — protein MAAFSRRYGRNRAAVLGLCILGAVVLLALAAPWISPGSPFRLAGKPLSPPFGEYLFGTDTLGRDVAAGITHGARTSLLIGLVATTMAVAVGTVLGGLAGFYGGIVDDLLMRVTEFFQTIPAFLFAIVLVAVLGSSLSSTVMAITVVSWPAVARLVRGEFLGMRRRDFVQACIGLGMPDARIIFRHILPNCLAPIIVLASLMVATAILIESGLSFLGLSDPNVMSWGFQVGAGRGVLRVAWWLCAIPGVAILLTVLAINLVGEGLNDALNPRLRR, from the coding sequence ATGGCCGCCTTCTCGCGCCGCTATGGCCGGAATCGCGCGGCGGTGCTCGGCCTCTGCATCCTGGGCGCCGTCGTCCTCCTGGCCCTGGCCGCGCCGTGGATCAGCCCGGGGAGCCCCTTCCGGCTCGCGGGCAAGCCGCTTTCCCCGCCCTTCGGCGAGTATCTCTTCGGCACCGACACGCTCGGCCGCGATGTGGCCGCGGGCATCACGCACGGCGCGCGCACGTCGCTCCTCATCGGGCTGGTGGCCACGACGATGGCGGTGGCCGTGGGCACCGTGCTCGGCGGGCTGGCGGGCTTCTACGGCGGCATCGTGGACGATCTCTTGATGCGGGTGACGGAGTTTTTCCAGACCATTCCGGCCTTTCTCTTCGCCATCGTGCTGGTCGCGGTGCTTGGCTCGTCACTCTCGAGCACGGTGATGGCCATCACCGTGGTGTCCTGGCCCGCGGTGGCGCGGCTCGTGCGCGGAGAGTTCCTCGGCATGCGCCGGCGCGACTTCGTCCAGGCGTGCATCGGACTCGGGATGCCGGATGCGCGCATCATCTTCCGCCACATCCTGCCGAACTGCCTGGCCCCGATCATCGTGCTCGCCTCCCTCATGGTCGCCACGGCCATCCTCATCGAGTCGGGCCTCTCCTTCCTCGGGCTCTCCGATCCCAACGTGATGAGCTGGGGCTTTCAGGTAGGGGCCGGGCGCGGCGTGCTCCGGGTGGCCTGGTGGCTCTGCGCCATTCCGGGCGTGGCCATTCTCCTCACCGTGCTGGCCATCAATCTGGTGGGCGAGGGCCTGAACGACGCGCTGAACCCCCGTCTCCGGCGGTAG